A stretch of the Saccharolobus caldissimus genome encodes the following:
- a CDS encoding transporter, which produces MEVNLRFKILPVIAYTIPTFVLVYPSFFISYLSKNLDLAYWEVFALVAVPFLGRLIGSLIYQFLKLNSYFISFLLLGIFTILQSILNIYLLIFIRFFVGILFGILTTFAVEYATKSGDNLILGLTTGGWSLGWILAYLLFIMLNNWHLIAVAGMFIILLAILGTGDFSNNIIVEKRRLRLPSTISIIVYICALTPAFLLEIVPNILERINMIWIVLPSYFLSLIVYIILPLIVNRLGLKISMIIISIIILTSGISAFLFCPFIFLIFTPFGLAVLSIIPKYLTHKGENPKRLGLALNIGSVMGLIIPVLSNIMPYFPEIIIVITMLSLILTLAM; this is translated from the coding sequence ATGGAGGTAAATTTAAGATTTAAAATATTGCCCGTTATTGCATATACTATTCCAACTTTTGTTTTAGTTTATCCATCCTTTTTTATTAGTTATTTAAGTAAAAACCTAGATTTAGCATACTGGGAAGTCTTTGCTTTAGTAGCAGTACCCTTTTTAGGTAGGTTAATTGGTTCATTAATATATCAATTTCTAAAGCTTAATAGCTATTTTATTTCATTCTTGTTACTTGGTATTTTCACTATATTACAAAGCATTCTTAATATATATTTATTAATTTTTATAAGATTTTTTGTAGGAATTCTGTTCGGTATTTTAACTACTTTTGCTGTAGAATATGCCACCAAATCTGGAGATAATCTCATATTAGGTCTTACTACTGGTGGCTGGTCTCTAGGGTGGATACTGGCTTATCTACTTTTTATAATGTTAAATAATTGGCACCTTATTGCAGTGGCTGGAATGTTCATAATATTGTTAGCAATACTTGGAACTGGCGATTTTAGTAATAACATAATAGTAGAAAAGAGAAGATTACGCTTGCCATCAACAATATCTATTATTGTGTATATTTGTGCTTTAACTCCTGCTTTTCTGTTAGAAATTGTTCCTAATATTTTAGAGAGAATTAATATGATATGGATAGTTCTACCTTCCTATTTTCTATCTCTAATAGTTTACATTATTTTACCATTAATTGTTAACAGATTAGGTCTAAAAATTTCAATGATTATTATATCGATTATTATTTTGACAAGTGGTATCTCTGCCTTTCTATTTTGCCCCTTTATCTTTCTAATCTTCACTCCCTTTGGGCTAGCCGTTTTAAGCATTATTCCAAAATATTTAACACATAAAGGCGAGAACCCTAAAAGATTAGGCTTAGCCTTAAATATAGGCTCGGTTATGGGATTAATTATACCAGTTCTTAGTAATATTATGCCATATTTTCCAGAAATTATAATAGTAATAACTATGTTATCACTTATCTTAACATTAGCTATGTAA
- a CDS encoding tubulin-like doman-containing protein — translation MSTRAPRYSSVHIIGLGGTGVNIIQRLIESDRFIDFISEEDSSIALLGIDVADGDIDSLNRAAAEIRQKLASKGIPVDRFWLSTLKIRFNTPDTLYDFLTKFDKYLASEGIKVKNYIPWISRATMIPPLAGGVGRMRALSKAIYNLNYYYLTEVNNAIELFKDRVVRSVKTPVVVVIFGLGGGTGSGMVMDFVRHLRAKLGNGIPIIGLAVLPSSADDANARGISSFMALNELQLLFNTELNKKIVDNYGNAYENKFSALFFIPLDLVYNIKGNLVEAKKELDEAIVDILYMLMYFDLADLLSSVGTNNIFTDNWVNSIGFLKIRYPVNDYIKYAKELLESIKIAGKFVKESKDIFEIIAKLFTYEYNELVEIFKQSETNSGEYNPELFQSKISEIVEGRNYEPTIKMQIRSVLDYTQYYARKFISALRNINFEEDTIEGSAVSLALKEISKANDLINNYDNLNKNILNEIRERIRAGKNFTTTQREIMESAVDFSNLVISLVYTVKSYVKAKLLADDLSRRNLQIPDSMKNRIGEIAERELNALSQLFQVLTMSPEKQVKLLDEAIARLIDLLESSENRIKEAENQVLSVEREIQRLLSEKEELKKEYDKIRIDFSGKKKRIADAISNIDARISSLNKINEQNKEILDKIKDFHNSLKILKDKLDVNKPYRIYLLSLMNLEKELISILSNITKTTKYYEKVVELSEYEQNKIIERILMEDQRLDKGDNNVLKDILDKKRFNEIMDSLMRVFRTPSYAGFNNNYKTDFIWVTVSIPEGLWDMDLQQRLMNILSSNIEVEANKAISIRQIPQIEPWTISIMVVYAKGMLKHLEKYNNMIKDVESFKPNEKLLFRSFLLEQGVWDLDTLIKELKKEEIEHERLQ, via the coding sequence ATGAGCACAAGAGCTCCTAGATACTCCTCTGTTCATATAATTGGATTAGGAGGTACTGGGGTTAATATAATACAAAGGTTAATTGAAAGTGATAGGTTTATTGATTTCATATCAGAAGAGGACTCCTCTATAGCACTTTTAGGAATAGATGTAGCAGACGGGGATATAGATTCCTTAAATAGGGCTGCTGCTGAGATAAGGCAAAAATTAGCTTCTAAGGGAATACCAGTTGATAGGTTTTGGTTATCTACACTTAAAATAAGGTTTAATACACCAGATACGTTATATGACTTCTTAACTAAATTTGACAAATATCTAGCAAGTGAAGGTATAAAAGTTAAGAATTATATCCCATGGATATCTAGAGCTACTATGATACCTCCACTAGCAGGTGGAGTAGGAAGAATGAGAGCATTAAGTAAAGCAATATACAACTTAAACTATTATTATCTTACAGAAGTAAACAATGCAATAGAATTATTTAAGGATAGAGTAGTAAGATCTGTTAAAACGCCCGTTGTAGTAGTAATATTTGGCCTTGGAGGAGGAACAGGTAGTGGAATGGTAATGGACTTTGTAAGGCATCTAAGAGCTAAATTGGGCAATGGTATACCAATAATAGGATTAGCTGTATTACCCAGTTCTGCAGATGACGCAAATGCTAGGGGTATATCATCGTTCATGGCACTTAATGAATTACAACTATTATTTAACACTGAATTGAATAAGAAGATTGTAGATAATTATGGAAATGCATATGAGAATAAATTCTCAGCACTGTTCTTCATCCCATTAGACTTAGTATACAATATAAAAGGCAATTTAGTAGAAGCTAAGAAGGAACTCGATGAGGCTATAGTAGATATTTTATATATGCTAATGTATTTCGATTTAGCCGATTTACTAAGTAGCGTGGGCACTAACAATATTTTTACAGATAATTGGGTGAACTCTATCGGATTTCTAAAAATAAGATATCCAGTAAACGATTACATTAAATATGCAAAAGAATTATTAGAATCCATAAAAATAGCGGGAAAATTCGTTAAGGAGAGTAAAGATATTTTTGAAATAATAGCTAAGTTATTCACGTATGAGTATAATGAGCTAGTAGAGATATTTAAGCAATCAGAGACTAATAGCGGAGAATATAATCCAGAATTATTCCAAAGCAAAATTAGTGAAATTGTAGAAGGTAGAAATTATGAACCTACAATAAAAATGCAGATAAGATCTGTTTTAGATTACACCCAATATTATGCTAGAAAATTCATATCAGCTTTAAGAAATATTAACTTTGAAGAGGATACAATTGAAGGATCTGCTGTAAGCTTAGCCTTAAAGGAAATAAGTAAGGCAAACGATTTAATAAATAACTATGATAATTTGAACAAAAATATATTAAATGAAATAAGGGAAAGAATAAGGGCTGGGAAGAATTTTACCACAACACAAAGGGAAATTATGGAATCTGCTGTTGATTTTAGTAACTTAGTAATCTCTTTAGTGTATACTGTAAAAAGTTACGTAAAAGCCAAGCTCTTAGCTGATGATTTATCTAGAAGGAATTTGCAAATTCCAGATTCCATGAAAAACAGAATCGGTGAAATAGCTGAAAGGGAATTGAATGCTTTAAGTCAATTATTTCAAGTTCTAACAATGTCGCCTGAAAAGCAAGTTAAATTACTGGATGAGGCTATAGCCAGATTAATTGACCTCTTAGAGTCCTCAGAAAACAGAATTAAAGAAGCTGAAAATCAGGTATTAAGTGTTGAAAGGGAAATCCAAAGGTTATTAAGTGAGAAGGAAGAATTAAAGAAGGAATACGATAAAATTAGAATTGATTTTAGTGGAAAGAAGAAAAGAATAGCTGATGCGATTTCTAACATTGATGCTAGAATATCCTCATTAAATAAGATTAACGAACAAAATAAAGAGATTCTAGATAAAATTAAGGATTTCCATAATTCATTAAAGATATTAAAAGATAAGTTAGATGTAAATAAACCTTATAGAATATATCTCTTAAGTTTAATGAATTTAGAGAAAGAGTTAATAAGTATTTTAAGTAATATTACTAAAACTACTAAGTATTATGAAAAAGTAGTAGAATTAAGCGAATACGAACAGAATAAGATTATAGAAAGGATATTAATGGAAGACCAAAGATTAGATAAAGGAGATAATAACGTCTTAAAAGATATATTAGATAAGAAGAGATTTAATGAAATAATGGATAGTTTGATGCGAGTATTTAGAACACCATCATATGCAGGATTCAATAATAACTATAAAACTGACTTCATATGGGTAACAGTAAGTATACCAGAAGGATTATGGGATATGGATTTACAACAGAGACTAATGAACATACTTAGTTCTAATATAGAGGTTGAAGCAAATAAAGCAATCTCCATTAGGCAAATTCCACAAATAGAGCCCTGGACTATTTCGATTATGGTAGTTTACGCTAAGGGAATGTTAAAACATTTAGAAAAATATAATAACATGATAAAGGACGTAGAATCATTTAAGCCTAATGAGAAACTCCTATTCAGAAGCTTTCTATTAGAGCAGGGAGTTTGGGACTTAGATACTCTTATTAAAGAGCTTAAGAAAGAAGAAATTGAACATGAGCGTTTACAATAA